One Artemia franciscana chromosome 6, ASM3288406v1, whole genome shotgun sequence DNA window includes the following coding sequences:
- the LOC136028411 gene encoding uncharacterized protein LOC136028411 isoform X2, with translation MELVFLLVILSSTGNGITKAYKIGDFRSNLKDFKTKSSQNTKSFLNRIYFGRKNVESYEVDTARHINTQQRSDQGKKSIMTKMHSGLEKMEKITLQSVKNNQNGRRSDFGSKNLGVRPNNLLVNNGNYKYLASKPSSNVTIPKKNKQKTFETNKEESLEETIETWIQQMSLYFLGYTNEKDIKLPDNFTEGYIYDGNWRLIGHQLALAIIENIIFTYILVRGVRIRPKPWARELGNKLHRLKLKSHVRTTITKRDVSGDMMIVQRINDFLLKLLRAEECFEETICRILPNNLRFERYSKKAFSSKFRRQFQKHCQNRRNMRSYTCKFNKRFGNNKIL, from the exons ATGGAACTTGTGTTTCTACTTGTTATCCTTTCCTCCACGGGAAATGGGATAACAAAGGCTTATAAAATTGGAGATTTCCGGAGTAATCTGAAGGATTTCAAAACTAAGTCCAGTCAAAAcacaaaatcttttttaaacagGATATATTTCGGCCGTAAAAATGTAGAAAGCTACGAAGTCGACACTGCCAGACATATAAATACCCAACAGAGGTCGGATCAAGGAAAGAAGAGTATTATGACAAAGATGCATTCAGGccttgaaaaaatggaaaaaatcacACTACAGAGcgttaaaaataatcaaaatggaAGAAGAAGTGATTTTGGTTCCAAAAATTTAGGAGTGAGaccaaataatttattagttaatAATGGTAATTACAAGTATTTAGCTTCAAAGCCTAGTAGCAATGTAACTATacccaaaaaaaacaagcaaaaaacttttgaaactaaTAAAGAAGAGTCCCTTGAAGAAACTATAGAAACTTGGATCCAACAGATGTCGCTATACTTCCTTGGTTACACGAACGAAAAGGATATAAAACTTCCTGACAATTTCACTGAAGGCTACATCTATGATGGTAATTGGCGACTAATAGGCCATCAACTTGCCTTGGctataatagaaaatattatatttacttatattttggTAAGAGGTGTCAGAATAAGGCCTAAACCATGGGCAAGGGAACTGGGTAATAAGCTACATCGTCTAAAGTTGAAGTCACATGTCAGAACAACTATTACAAAACGTGATGTGAGTGGTGATATGATGATCGTTCAAAGAATTAATGATTTCCTCCTTAAGCTTCTAAGAGCTGAAGAATGTTTTGAGGAGACTATTTGTCGGATTCTTCCTAATAATTTGAG ATTCGAGCGCTACAGCAAGAAAGCTTTCAGCAGTAAATTTCGCCGACAGTTTCAGAAACACTGTCAAAACAGACGGAATATGAGAAGTTACACTTGTAAATTCAATAAGCGGTttggaaataataaaatattgtga
- the LOC136028411 gene encoding uncharacterized protein LOC136028411 isoform X3, with product MTKMHSGLEKMEKITLQSVKNNQNGRRSDFGSKNLGVRPNNLLVNNGNYKYLASKPSSNVTIPKKNKQKTFETNKEESLEETIETWIQQMSLYFLGYTNEKDIKLPDNFTEGYIYDGNWRLIGHQLALAIIENIIFTYILVRGVRIRPKPWARELGNKLHRLKLKSHVRTTITKRDVSGDMMIVQRINDFLLKLLRAEECFEETICRILPNNLRFERYSKKAFSSKFRRQFQKHCQNRRNMRSYTCKFNKRFGNNKIL from the exons ATGACAAAGATGCATTCAGGccttgaaaaaatggaaaaaatcacACTACAGAGcgttaaaaataatcaaaatggaAGAAGAAGTGATTTTGGTTCCAAAAATTTAGGAGTGAGaccaaataatttattagttaatAATGGTAATTACAAGTATTTAGCTTCAAAGCCTAGTAGCAATGTAACTATacccaaaaaaaacaagcaaaaaacttttgaaactaaTAAAGAAGAGTCCCTTGAAGAAACTATAGAAACTTGGATCCAACAGATGTCGCTATACTTCCTTGGTTACACGAACGAAAAGGATATAAAACTTCCTGACAATTTCACTGAAGGCTACATCTATGATGGTAATTGGCGACTAATAGGCCATCAACTTGCCTTGGctataatagaaaatattatatttacttatattttggTAAGAGGTGTCAGAATAAGGCCTAAACCATGGGCAAGGGAACTGGGTAATAAGCTACATCGTCTAAAGTTGAAGTCACATGTCAGAACAACTATTACAAAACGTGATGTGAGTGGTGATATGATGATCGTTCAAAGAATTAATGATTTCCTCCTTAAGCTTCTAAGAGCTGAAGAATGTTTTGAGGAGACTATTTGTCGGATTCTTCCTAATAATTTGAG ATTCGAGCGCTACAGCAAGAAAGCTTTCAGCAGTAAATTTCGCCGACAGTTTCAGAAACACTGTCAAAACAGACGGAATATGAGAAGTTACACTTGTAAATTCAATAAGCGGTttggaaataataaaatattgtga